From a region of the Neobacillus niacini genome:
- a CDS encoding MgtC/SapB family protein has translation MDVLMKFGVTAILGLIIGLERELKRKPVGLKTCLVISIVSCLLTIVSYEAAYIAPRSELGVAVTMDPLRLAAQIVSGIGFLGAGVILKRGNDSISGLTTAAIIWGAAGIGIAVGVGFYFEAITGALFILVSVQLTPLVMKFIGPKQLRDQEVTMKIIVMENKYLDDIINEIRNDHFSIHRLSIRNNNEGGYQINLQIGVHYKQSVTNLYNFTNSMDGVIKVELESAA, from the coding sequence ATGGATGTACTAATGAAATTTGGAGTTACTGCTATATTAGGGTTGATTATAGGATTAGAGCGGGAACTTAAAAGAAAGCCAGTGGGTTTAAAAACATGTTTAGTGATATCGATTGTATCCTGTCTTTTAACCATCGTTTCGTACGAGGCTGCCTATATAGCCCCCCGTTCAGAGCTAGGTGTGGCGGTCACGATGGATCCACTACGTTTAGCTGCACAAATTGTCTCGGGAATTGGATTTTTAGGTGCAGGTGTTATCTTGAAAAGGGGAAATGATAGCATTTCAGGCTTAACAACTGCTGCCATTATATGGGGAGCAGCAGGCATTGGTATTGCTGTTGGAGTAGGTTTTTATTTTGAAGCTATTACGGGTGCATTATTTATTTTGGTTAGTGTACAGCTGACTCCTCTTGTCATGAAATTCATAGGGCCTAAACAGCTGAGAGATCAAGAAGTAACGATGAAAATTATTGTTATGGAAAATAAATATTTAGACGATATCATAAATGAAATTCGGAATGATCATTTTTCTATTCATCGTTTGAGTATTCGTAATAATAATGAGGGGGGATATCAAATCAATCTACAGATTGGAGTCCATTACAAACAAAGTGTTACTAATCTCTACAATTTCACAAATAGCATGGATGGGGTTATTAAAGTTGAATTAGAGAGTGCTGCTTAA
- a CDS encoding metallophosphoesterase family protein translates to MELCIGKDGAFTILQLTDLHVGSMPFNEHDLFTFNHIKDMADKANPDLIVISGDLIWSEGVPDQKASFKELIKVLNDLKKPIAITYGNHDTEEGISRSDLRSLEDQIDLLVEKKNLHVIEDRESYCVEIKNHAGEISNVLYFIDSGANDPLKIGQYEFVHPDQVTWFNEVSKKYTNRTKNFKQDLLILHIPLPEYKEAFTRGQVSGTKYEEISSPEVNTGLFTSLLLNGNVAGVFCGHDHDNDFVADYQGIKLCFGRISGFNCYGELHRGARVITLYDEKPLDTRIIETEKYLHYK, encoded by the coding sequence ATGGAATTATGTATTGGAAAAGATGGCGCCTTTACTATTTTACAACTAACTGATTTGCATGTTGGTTCAATGCCATTTAATGAACATGACCTATTTACATTTAATCACATAAAAGATATGGCGGATAAAGCTAATCCAGATTTAATTGTTATTAGTGGTGACTTAATCTGGTCAGAAGGGGTTCCAGATCAAAAAGCTAGTTTTAAGGAGTTAATAAAGGTTTTAAATGATTTGAAAAAACCGATTGCCATTACATATGGAAATCATGATACAGAGGAAGGAATTAGCCGTTCTGATTTACGTAGTTTAGAAGACCAAATTGACTTGTTAGTAGAGAAGAAAAACCTGCATGTAATTGAGGACCGAGAATCTTACTGTGTTGAAATAAAAAATCATGCTGGTGAAATATCAAACGTATTGTACTTTATTGATAGTGGGGCAAATGATCCTTTGAAAATTGGCCAATATGAATTTGTTCACCCGGATCAGGTTACCTGGTTTAATGAAGTATCCAAAAAATATACAAACAGAACAAAGAATTTTAAACAGGATTTACTCATTCTTCACATACCGCTTCCTGAATATAAGGAGGCGTTCACAAGGGGCCAAGTAAGTGGGACTAAATATGAAGAAATTTCATCCCCGGAGGTTAATACAGGTTTATTTACATCCTTATTATTGAATGGGAATGTTGCAGGTGTCTTTTGTGGTCACGATCATGACAATGATTTTGTTGCTGATTATCAGGGAATTAAATTGTGCTTTGGAAGAATAAGCGGTTTTAATTGCTATGGAGAACTTCATCGTGGTGCGCGGGTTATCACGCTATATGATGAAAAGCCTCTTGACACCAGGATTATCGAAACGGAAAAATATTTGCACTATAAGTGA
- a CDS encoding glycoside hydrolase family 125 protein, with protein MPCRGGDRLYKEILSEANKMVRNQIQDQKVVDMFENCFGDTLTKTTNYLDDGTVFLVTGDIPAMWLRDSTLQLRPYLLFLGKFEEIDRLVEGVSKRQIQFILQDPYANAFNEGANGNRWDDDIPLQKPSIWERKYEVDSLCFPFQLAYQFWKYTGKTSVFTDSFKKAAQTVIALWKLEQNHTDFSSYTFQRPGTNELSHDGKGSPVGYTGMTWSGFRPSDDACFYHYLIPSNLFAVRVLEMLSEIFEDVYQDATLQLAAKNLSVEIQRGIQQYGVIKNDAGEWIYVYEADGLGNSLLMDDSNMPSLLSLPMLTNHSKTDRIYQSTRAFILSEQNPYYYEGQYASGIGSPHTPKGYVWPIALAVEGITASSQEEKWEKIQLICQNDADTKQAHESFDCDNPSNFTREWFSWANAMFCELVLDFCGHPVSCK; from the coding sequence ATGCCCTGTAGAGGAGGAGACAGGTTGTATAAAGAAATTCTTTCAGAAGCAAATAAGATGGTAAGAAATCAGATTCAAGATCAAAAAGTGGTCGACATGTTTGAAAATTGTTTTGGTGATACATTAACAAAAACAACTAACTATTTGGACGATGGAACAGTATTTTTGGTAACAGGAGATATTCCTGCCATGTGGTTAAGGGACAGTACTCTTCAATTAAGACCGTATTTGCTTTTTCTAGGCAAATTTGAAGAAATAGATCGTTTGGTTGAAGGTGTAAGCAAACGTCAAATACAGTTTATTTTGCAGGATCCTTATGCTAATGCCTTTAATGAGGGCGCAAATGGGAATAGATGGGATGATGATATACCATTGCAAAAGCCCTCCATCTGGGAAAGAAAGTATGAAGTGGATTCTTTATGCTTTCCGTTTCAATTAGCCTATCAATTTTGGAAATATACAGGGAAGACTAGTGTTTTTACAGATTCTTTCAAGAAGGCAGCACAAACGGTTATAGCTCTTTGGAAACTAGAACAAAACCATACAGATTTTTCTAGTTATACGTTTCAAAGGCCAGGCACAAATGAACTTAGTCATGATGGAAAAGGATCGCCGGTTGGCTATACGGGAATGACCTGGTCGGGCTTTAGACCAAGTGATGATGCGTGTTTTTATCATTATTTAATCCCTAGTAATTTATTTGCTGTAAGAGTTTTAGAAATGCTGTCCGAGATCTTTGAGGATGTTTATCAGGATGCTACTTTACAATTAGCTGCAAAGAATTTATCAGTAGAAATCCAGCGAGGCATTCAGCAATATGGAGTAATAAAAAATGATGCTGGGGAATGGATTTATGTGTACGAGGCAGATGGATTAGGAAATTCCTTGCTTATGGATGATAGTAATATGCCAAGCTTGTTGTCCTTACCTATGCTAACGAACCATTCAAAGACAGATAGAATCTATCAGTCAACAAGGGCATTTATTTTAAGTGAGCAAAATCCATATTACTATGAAGGACAATATGCGAGCGGCATAGGAAGCCCGCATACGCCAAAAGGATATGTTTGGCCCATTGCTCTAGCCGTAGAAGGAATTACCGCCAGCAGTCAGGAGGAAAAGTGGGAGAAGATCCAGCTTATATGCCAGAATGATGCCGATACAAAACAAGCACACGAATCCTTTGATTGCGATAATCCTTCGAATTTTACTAGGGAATGGTTCTCATGGGCAAATGCCATGTTTTGTGAATTAGTGTTAGATTTTTGTGGTCATCCAGTAAGCTGCAAGTAA
- a CDS encoding ABC transporter substrate-binding protein, whose amino-acid sequence MRKRKKFFGFLSSLLVLMLVLAGCSGSDEAGSKTSDGKVKLTINYYVGAISKGSMDAAKKAFPDYELNFVELPADSNYDVKLKTSLNSKSAPDIATVNSNIQDFLPYADKFVNLLDHDADKIADQYVEWKWEAAKTGDKKSMIAMPLDIGPTGLFYRVDLFEEAGLPTDPKEVSNLIVTKEDYLDAAKKMNEAIGKPMFLSAVGLLGEQYRALDSGMYNEEGELTLADGQLKEAWDFVVKAIDAGYTLGTKSNSIDNVNAINEGMYGAYIGASWGVMDVKDADKSAGKWRIAKTPGGYSNQGGSYLAVLGNTANPKEAVEVVKYLTNEESQLANLTENSLFPSLKSIYEKPEMVSKDEFFGGQDVNEYFIDAAENITYVYRDTRDTSAFTYFEDQISLVESQGKDPKKAWDDAVKKAEVLK is encoded by the coding sequence ATGAGAAAAAGAAAAAAGTTTTTCGGATTTCTTAGTAGTTTACTGGTTTTAATGTTAGTTTTAGCTGGATGCTCAGGTTCTGACGAAGCCGGCAGTAAAACATCAGATGGTAAAGTCAAATTAACCATTAATTATTATGTTGGGGCAATTAGTAAAGGTTCCATGGATGCAGCAAAGAAGGCTTTTCCAGATTATGAATTAAACTTTGTTGAATTACCAGCTGATAGTAATTATGATGTTAAATTAAAAACAAGCTTGAATTCCAAATCAGCCCCAGATATCGCAACTGTTAACAGTAATATTCAAGATTTCCTCCCTTATGCTGATAAATTTGTAAACTTATTGGATCATGATGCAGATAAAATAGCTGACCAATATGTTGAGTGGAAATGGGAAGCAGCTAAAACGGGCGATAAAAAGAGTATGATCGCTATGCCATTGGATATTGGTCCTACTGGATTGTTCTATCGTGTCGATTTGTTTGAAGAAGCTGGACTTCCTACAGATCCAAAAGAAGTTTCAAATTTGATTGTTACGAAGGAAGATTATTTAGATGCAGCCAAAAAAATGAATGAAGCAATTGGGAAGCCTATGTTCCTCTCTGCTGTTGGACTTCTCGGAGAACAATACAGAGCGCTCGATTCAGGTATGTATAATGAAGAAGGAGAATTAACTCTAGCTGACGGTCAATTGAAAGAAGCTTGGGATTTTGTCGTTAAAGCAATTGATGCAGGTTATACATTAGGAACAAAGTCAAATTCCATTGATAATGTGAATGCGATAAACGAAGGAATGTACGGAGCCTATATCGGAGCCTCTTGGGGTGTAATGGATGTAAAGGATGCAGACAAGTCTGCTGGTAAATGGCGTATTGCTAAAACGCCAGGTGGATACTCAAACCAAGGAGGATCTTATTTAGCAGTATTAGGAAATACAGCTAACCCTAAAGAAGCTGTTGAGGTAGTGAAATATTTAACAAATGAAGAAAGTCAATTAGCTAACTTAACCGAAAATAGTCTTTTCCCTTCATTAAAAAGTATCTATGAAAAGCCAGAAATGGTTAGTAAGGATGAATTCTTTGGTGGACAAGATGTAAATGAGTACTTTATTGATGCGGCTGAAAATATTACTTACGTTTATCGTGATACAAGAGACACTTCAGCATTCACATATTTCGAAGATCAAATTAGCTTAGTAGAATCACAAGGTAAGGATCCTAAGAAAGCTTGGGATGATGCAGTAAAGAAAGCAGAAGTATTGAAATAA